Proteins encoded together in one Vigna angularis cultivar LongXiaoDou No.4 chromosome 5, ASM1680809v1, whole genome shotgun sequence window:
- the LOC108318940 gene encoding acylamino-acid-releasing enzyme 2-like, translating to MIPVVMCAEDGCFPGLYCTIIHSNPWLSDNCTMIISSIWHSSEVLLSVNVLSGEIVHISPVDPNFSWNLLTLDGNNIVAISSSPVDFAQIRYGKAIKKETNNTTWSWSNISSPIFRCSDKVRSLLSSLQSGILRISVKDAHAGQTKGATKPFEAIFVSSKTNTKIEFDPLIVILHGGPQDVSLSYFSKYLAFLSTVGYSLLIVNYR from the exons ATG ATTCCTGTTGTGATGTGCGCTGAAGACGGTTGCTTCCCTGGGCTTTATTGTACCATTATTCATAGTAATCCTTGGTTATCTGACAATTGCACAATGATTATATCATCCATCTGGCACAGCAGTGAAGTTCTGCTCTCAGTGAATGTGCTGAG TGGGGAGATAGTACATATCAGCCCTGTAGATCCAAATTTCTCGTGGAATCTTCTTACGCTGGATGGGAACAATATTGTTGCCA TTTCCAGTAGTCCGGTTGATTTTGCTCAAATAAGGTATGGAAAGGCCATTAAGAAGGAGACAAACAATACTACATGGAGTTGGTCAAATATATCCAGTCCCATATTCAGATGCTCTGACAAG GTTAGATCTTTGCTGTCCTCTCTCCAGTCTGGTATACTGAGGATCTCAGTTAAGGATGCTCATGCTGGTCAAACAAAAG gtGCTACAAAACCTTTTGAAGCTATATTTGTGTCTTCTAAAACCAATACCAAGATTGAATTTGATCCGTTAATTGTGATCCTTCATGGAGGGCCCCAAGACGTCTCTTTGTCATACTTTTCTAAGTATTTGGCTTTTCTATCTACAGTTGGATACAGCTTGCTGATTGTAAATTACAGGTAG